In Terriglobia bacterium, a single window of DNA contains:
- the ndk gene encoding nucleoside-diphosphate kinase: protein MQRTLAIIKPDAVAKHASGDIIKAIEEHGFRIIGMKMLHLKKAQAAGFYAVHVGKPFFDSLVQFMTSGTVIVMALEKENAIADWRKLMGATNPEKAEEGTIRKKHAENIERNAVHGSDAEDTARFELSFFFAGYELAK from the coding sequence TTGCAGAGAACGTTGGCAATCATTAAACCGGATGCGGTGGCGAAGCACGCGTCGGGAGACATCATCAAGGCGATCGAAGAGCATGGATTCCGGATCATTGGAATGAAGATGCTGCACCTGAAAAAGGCGCAGGCGGCGGGATTCTACGCTGTGCACGTGGGAAAGCCGTTTTTCGATTCGCTGGTGCAGTTCATGACGTCGGGGACGGTGATCGTGATGGCGCTGGAGAAGGAAAATGCCATTGCGGACTGGCGGAAGCTGATGGGCGCGACGAATCCGGAGAAGGCCGAGGAGGGCACGATTCGAAAAAAGCACGCGGAGAACATCGAGCGGAATGCGGTGCATGGTTCGGATGCGGAAGACACGGCGCGGTTTGAACTGAGCTTCTTCTTTGCGGGATATGAGTTAGCAAAGTAA
- a CDS encoding 2-hydroxymuconate tautomerase, which yields MPLVQVTMLQGRTVEQKRNIAARITDAMVEEAGARREGIVVTFVEVSRESYASGGVLMVDKT from the coding sequence ATGCCATTAGTTCAAGTGACGATGTTGCAGGGGCGGACGGTGGAGCAGAAGAGGAACATCGCGGCGCGCATTACGGATGCCATGGTGGAAGAGGCTGGAGCGCGGCGAGAGGGAATTGTCGTGACCTTCGTGGAGGTTTCGCGCGAGAGCTATGCCAGTGGCGGAGTGCTGATGGTGGATAAAACTTAG
- a CDS encoding putative quinol monooxygenase, which produces MIVLTVQWLANIGEEDKVKETFQKLAEASRKEPGCRLYLVHQHRDNRRRFFLYEQYENDAALQAHRESPHFQTFGMQVLPEIAKRIEGELYNVV; this is translated from the coding sequence ATGATCGTTCTGACAGTACAGTGGCTGGCCAACATTGGCGAAGAAGACAAGGTGAAAGAAACATTCCAGAAGCTCGCCGAGGCTTCGCGCAAGGAACCCGGCTGCCGTCTCTACCTGGTGCATCAGCACCGCGACAACCGCCGCCGCTTCTTTTTGTATGAACAGTACGAAAACGACGCGGCCCTGCAGGCCCACCGCGAATCACCGCACTTCCAAACCTTCGGCATGCAAGTCCTGCCCGAAATCGCAAAACGCATAGAGGGCGAGTTGTACAACGTCGTCTAG
- a CDS encoding adenylosuccinate synthase: MKLGRTAVVVGAQWGDEGKGKIVDVLSDNFRVVARYAGGHNAGHTVTIRGKKFILQLTPCGILREGCKAVIGNGVVLDPFALMKEVRALREAGIRVDGNLFLSNRAHVILPYHRMIELAAENAPGRVKIGTTSRGIGPAYEDKMGRRGLRVADLLDKQLLKTHIANAVREKNTIVHALFNAEPLDADKMYEEYAKIADEVAPYVADTALLLNKSIRNGDSVMFEGAQGTMLDIDHGTYPFVTSSSATSGGAVIGTGVPPTSIGLVIGVTKAYCTRVGSGPFPTELHDSLGEAIRAKGNEYGAVTGRPRRTGWIDLPLLRYSNMINGTGWLVVTKLDVLDELAEIPICVGYKINGKKSEEIPPQDAGYAKIEPIYEKFPGWKTATAGTTEYEKLPQRAKEYLEFVQKESGAKIGMVSTGPDREQTIFIEEFSALLAQARQKSV; the protein is encoded by the coding sequence GTGAAACTAGGCAGAACAGCAGTGGTGGTTGGCGCTCAGTGGGGAGACGAAGGTAAAGGCAAAATCGTCGACGTCCTCTCGGATAACTTCCGCGTCGTGGCGCGCTACGCAGGCGGTCACAACGCCGGACATACCGTCACTATTCGCGGCAAGAAGTTCATCCTCCAACTCACTCCCTGTGGCATCCTGCGCGAAGGTTGCAAAGCCGTCATCGGCAACGGCGTCGTCCTCGATCCCTTCGCCCTCATGAAAGAAGTTCGCGCCCTGCGCGAAGCCGGCATCCGGGTGGACGGCAACCTCTTCCTCTCCAACCGCGCCCACGTCATCCTCCCCTACCACCGGATGATCGAACTCGCCGCCGAGAACGCTCCCGGTCGCGTCAAGATCGGCACCACTTCGCGCGGCATCGGCCCCGCCTACGAAGACAAGATGGGCCGCCGTGGCCTTCGTGTCGCCGACCTGCTCGACAAGCAGTTGCTCAAGACGCACATCGCAAACGCCGTCCGCGAGAAAAACACCATCGTTCACGCGCTCTTCAATGCCGAACCTCTCGACGCCGACAAGATGTACGAGGAATACGCAAAGATTGCCGACGAGGTTGCGCCATACGTCGCCGACACCGCCCTTCTGCTGAACAAGTCCATCCGCAACGGCGACTCGGTCATGTTCGAAGGCGCCCAGGGCACCATGCTCGACATCGATCACGGAACCTATCCGTTCGTCACCTCGTCCAGCGCCACCTCTGGCGGGGCGGTGATCGGGACCGGCGTCCCGCCAACTTCCATCGGACTCGTCATTGGCGTCACCAAGGCATATTGCACCCGCGTCGGCAGCGGACCCTTCCCAACTGAACTCCACGACTCGCTTGGCGAAGCCATTCGCGCCAAGGGCAACGAATACGGCGCCGTCACCGGACGCCCGCGCCGCACCGGGTGGATTGACCTGCCGCTACTCCGCTACTCCAACATGATCAACGGCACTGGCTGGCTCGTCGTTACCAAACTCGACGTGCTCGATGAACTCGCCGAAATCCCAATCTGCGTTGGATATAAGATCAACGGCAAGAAATCGGAAGAGATTCCACCGCAGGACGCAGGCTACGCAAAAATCGAGCCAATTTACGAGAAATTCCCTGGATGGAAGACCGCAACCGCCGGCACCACCGAATACGAAAAACTCCCGCAAAGGGCGAAAGAGTACCTCGAATTCGTGCAGAAGGAATCCGGCGCAAAAATCGGTATGGTCTCCACCGGGCCCGATCGCGAACAGACGATATTCATTGAAGAGTTTTCCGCGCTGCTCGCCCAGGCGCGCCAAAAATCAGTGTGA
- a CDS encoding DNA-formamidopyrimidine glycosylase — MPELPEVETIANGLNKRVAGDVIESVWIGSRTQPLKSSAQEIARVLEGARLERVRRVGKHIVADLTETKRNHKPRAQWVIHLGMTGQMLVAQPESEIQKHTHLIAKLSSGKELRFVDPRMFGKLQVVPAASFKARGAEPINADREHFAKLFKGRKTPIKSALLNQALLSGIGNIYADESLFRAGIRPRRRTASLTKKELERLYDAIQEVLAEAIAAGGSSVSDYVDADGEEGFFQLQHRVYQREGKPCLTCKSPIKRIVMGGRSSHYCPKCQK; from the coding sequence ATGCCTGAACTTCCTGAAGTGGAAACCATTGCGAATGGGCTGAATAAGCGGGTTGCGGGAGACGTGATCGAGTCGGTGTGGATTGGGTCGCGGACGCAGCCGCTGAAGTCTTCGGCGCAGGAGATTGCGCGGGTGCTGGAGGGCGCACGTCTGGAGCGGGTGCGGCGTGTGGGGAAGCACATTGTCGCCGATCTCACGGAAACGAAGCGCAATCACAAGCCCCGGGCGCAGTGGGTGATTCATCTTGGAATGACGGGGCAGATGCTGGTCGCGCAGCCTGAAAGCGAGATCCAGAAGCATACGCACTTGATTGCCAAGCTTTCGTCAGGGAAAGAGTTGCGGTTCGTCGATCCGCGGATGTTTGGGAAATTACAGGTGGTTCCGGCGGCAAGTTTCAAGGCGCGGGGGGCGGAGCCGATCAATGCGGACCGCGAGCACTTTGCGAAGCTGTTCAAGGGACGGAAGACGCCGATCAAGTCGGCGCTGCTGAACCAGGCGTTGCTGAGCGGGATTGGAAATATTTATGCGGATGAATCGCTGTTTCGGGCGGGGATTCGTCCGCGGAGGCGCACGGCTTCGCTGACGAAGAAAGAGTTGGAGCGACTGTACGACGCGATTCAGGAAGTCCTGGCGGAGGCGATTGCAGCTGGTGGATCGTCGGTATCGGATTATGTCGATGCCGATGGGGAAGAGGGCTTTTTCCAGTTGCAGCATCGAGTGTATCAACGCGAAGGAAAGCCGTGCTTAACGTGCAAGTCGCCGATCAAGCGGATCGTGATGGGGGGGAGAAGTAGTCATTATTGTCCGAAGTGCCAGAAGTAG
- a CDS encoding ROK family protein: MPSFAIGVDLGGTNLRIAAVDENGKLLEKVTTGTQVSRGRDFVIDEMTDAIQSVVSKHRDKGELLGIGIGIPGAIDLDTGMIYKSPNLPGWDNYPVRDEIERRLSAKVILENDANAAAMGEKWLGAGRDYPSMCMLTLGTGVGGGIIVNNRIWHGMTGMAGEVGHMNVEPEGHPCGCLSRGCIEQYASATAIVRMAKEAIASLKPGTTSILLSDIEADKEFSSRVVYQAAVQGDSVAQDIYRRVGRALGITVADLVNAFNLNMYVIGGGVASAWDAFAPTMLEEVKARSFVYRATAPDAKGGITKKTTIITRALMGSDAGLFGAARLPMLEDETVLK; this comes from the coding sequence ATGCCATCGTTTGCGATTGGAGTGGATCTTGGCGGCACGAATCTTCGGATTGCCGCCGTGGACGAAAACGGGAAGTTACTGGAGAAGGTGACGACTGGGACGCAGGTTTCGCGTGGGCGAGACTTTGTTATCGACGAGATGACAGATGCGATTCAAAGCGTTGTGTCCAAGCACCGTGACAAGGGTGAACTGCTCGGGATTGGGATTGGGATTCCCGGGGCGATCGATCTCGACACCGGAATGATCTACAAGTCACCGAACTTACCGGGTTGGGATAACTACCCGGTGCGCGACGAGATCGAGCGGCGGCTGAGTGCGAAAGTGATTCTGGAAAATGACGCCAATGCGGCGGCGATGGGAGAAAAGTGGCTGGGTGCCGGGCGTGATTACCCGAGCATGTGCATGCTGACGCTCGGAACGGGCGTGGGCGGCGGAATTATAGTGAACAATCGTATTTGGCACGGCATGACGGGAATGGCCGGCGAAGTGGGACACATGAATGTGGAGCCGGAAGGGCATCCGTGTGGATGTTTGAGCCGCGGGTGCATCGAGCAGTATGCGTCGGCAACGGCGATTGTGCGTATGGCGAAGGAGGCGATTGCCAGCCTGAAGCCAGGAACGACGAGCATATTGCTGAGCGATATCGAGGCGGATAAGGAATTTAGTTCGCGCGTGGTGTACCAGGCGGCGGTGCAGGGAGATTCAGTGGCCCAGGATATTTACAGGCGTGTGGGGCGGGCCTTGGGGATCACTGTGGCCGACCTGGTGAATGCGTTCAACCTGAACATGTATGTGATTGGCGGTGGAGTGGCGAGCGCGTGGGACGCTTTCGCGCCGACCATGCTGGAAGAGGTGAAAGCGCGTTCATTTGTGTATCGCGCGACTGCTCCGGACGCGAAAGGTGGGATTACAAAGAAGACAACGATCATTACGCGGGCGCTGATGGGGAGCGACGCGGGGTTGTTCGGGGCGGCAAGGCTGCCGATGCTGGAAGATGAAACGGTTCTGAAGTAG